One genomic window of Streptomyces sp. WP-1 includes the following:
- a CDS encoding nuclear transport factor 2 family protein — MHAFRSAVEAGDPDAVEALLAEDVVFTSPVVFKPYKGKAITAAILRAVFQVFEDFRYVREFGAPDSPDHALVFTARVGGRELTGCDFLHVDAEGLIDDFMVMVRPLSGAQALAEAMGARFEQIAEEAQARS, encoded by the coding sequence ATGCACGCGTTCCGTTCGGCAGTCGAGGCCGGGGACCCGGACGCCGTGGAGGCGCTGCTGGCCGAGGACGTCGTCTTCACCAGTCCCGTCGTCTTCAAACCGTACAAGGGCAAGGCCATCACCGCCGCGATCCTGCGCGCGGTCTTCCAGGTCTTCGAGGACTTCCGCTATGTCCGCGAGTTCGGCGCCCCGGACTCCCCCGACCACGCGCTGGTCTTCACCGCCCGGGTGGGTGGGCGCGAGCTGACGGGCTGTGACTTCCTGCACGTCGACGCGGAGGGGCTGATCGACGACTTCATGGTCATGGTCCGCCCGCTGTCGGGCGCGCAGGCGCTCGCCGAGGCGATGGGGGCGCGGTTCGAACAGATCGCCGAGGAGGCGCAGGCGCGTTCCTGA
- a CDS encoding class I SAM-dependent methyltransferase has product MFGPEGPSLRELAVQALSSVERGYDLLAPKFDHTPFRTGGRVLDAVARALAPLGPFDDGLDLCCGTGAGVRVLAGLCRRSAVGVDFSAGMLDVARREVRSGAGPAIGWVRGDARALPFASAFDLVVSFGAFGHFLPRELPGLFAQVHSALRPGGSFAFPLPAPAPATGPLFWTLLGFDAVMRVRNALWRPPFVMYYRTFRLGTVRAELARAGFTTELRALPEFGRRADGSPRVRLVVATKAAA; this is encoded by the coding sequence ATGTTCGGACCCGAAGGCCCCTCGCTGCGCGAACTCGCCGTCCAGGCGCTGTCCTCCGTCGAGCGCGGATACGACCTGCTCGCGCCGAAGTTCGACCACACGCCCTTCCGTACCGGTGGCCGGGTGCTCGACGCCGTGGCGCGGGCGCTCGCCCCGCTGGGCCCGTTCGACGACGGGCTCGACCTGTGCTGCGGGACCGGCGCCGGTGTGCGGGTGCTGGCCGGGCTGTGCCGCCGCAGCGCCGTCGGCGTCGACTTCAGCGCCGGGATGCTGGACGTCGCCCGGCGCGAGGTCCGCTCGGGGGCCGGGCCCGCGATCGGCTGGGTGCGCGGCGACGCGCGGGCGTTGCCGTTCGCCTCCGCCTTCGATCTCGTCGTCAGCTTCGGGGCGTTCGGCCACTTCCTGCCCCGCGAGCTGCCGGGCCTGTTCGCCCAGGTCCACTCGGCGCTGCGGCCCGGCGGCAGCTTCGCCTTCCCGCTGCCGGCGCCGGCCCCCGCGACCGGTCCCCTGTTCTGGACGCTGCTCGGCTTCGACGCGGTGATGCGGGTGCGCAACGCCCTGTGGCGGCCGCCGTTCGTCATGTACTACCGGACGTTCCGGCTGGGCACGGTGCGCGCGGAGCTGGCACGCGCCGGGTTCACGACCGAGCTGCGCGCCCTGCCCGAGTTCGGGCGGCGCGCCGACGGCAGCCCCCGCGTCCGGCTGGTGGTGGCCACCAAGGCGGCGGCGTAG
- a CDS encoding serine hydrolase, translated as MSATHDARQTRPAPEAAGVHGFCAPRFAAVREAFEENFRARRELGAAVAVTLGGETVVDLWGGWADTARTRPWERDTLVNVWSTTKGPVALCAHLLADRGLLDLDAPVARYWPEFAAAGKEKVLVRHLLSHRAGLCGLRRPHSVQDLYDWELTTARLAATEPWWEPGTRSGYHAVTYGFLVGEVVRRITGLKPGAFLEREVTGPLGIDFSVGLPVGEYGRAAELTYAPDTSDDERSPAFRQWNRLTLAAMANPAIGPVQANTPAWRAAEVPAGNGHGTARAVAALYGVFAGRGSFGGRRILSPEAAERVREGQGSCVDLVLGAGLGGASEAGLGLWLSGPQGAYGPNPRAFGHDGFGGSCGLADPEAGVSLGYVMNRMGPRVMDDPRKMALIDALYGAL; from the coding sequence ATGTCAGCCACGCACGACGCCCGGCAGACCCGGCCTGCTCCGGAGGCGGCCGGGGTGCACGGCTTCTGCGCTCCCCGGTTCGCGGCCGTGCGCGAGGCGTTCGAGGAGAACTTCCGCGCCCGGCGCGAACTCGGCGCGGCGGTGGCGGTCACCCTCGGCGGGGAGACCGTGGTGGACCTGTGGGGCGGCTGGGCGGACACGGCCCGCACCCGGCCCTGGGAGCGGGACACGCTGGTGAACGTGTGGTCGACGACCAAGGGCCCGGTGGCGCTGTGCGCGCATCTGCTGGCCGACCGCGGGCTGCTCGACCTGGACGCGCCGGTGGCCCGGTACTGGCCCGAGTTCGCGGCGGCCGGCAAGGAGAAGGTGCTGGTACGGCATCTGCTGTCGCACCGCGCCGGGCTGTGCGGACTGCGCCGGCCGCACAGCGTCCAGGACCTGTACGACTGGGAGCTGACCACCGCGCGGCTCGCGGCCACCGAGCCCTGGTGGGAGCCGGGCACCCGGTCCGGGTACCACGCGGTGACGTACGGCTTCCTGGTCGGCGAGGTCGTACGGCGGATCACCGGGCTGAAGCCGGGGGCCTTCCTGGAGCGGGAGGTGACCGGGCCGCTCGGCATCGACTTCAGCGTGGGCCTGCCGGTCGGGGAGTACGGGCGGGCCGCCGAGCTGACGTACGCCCCGGACACCTCGGACGACGAACGCTCCCCCGCCTTCCGCCAGTGGAACCGGCTGACGCTCGCGGCGATGGCCAACCCGGCGATCGGCCCGGTCCAGGCGAACACACCCGCGTGGCGGGCGGCGGAGGTCCCGGCGGGCAACGGGCACGGCACCGCGCGGGCGGTCGCGGCGCTGTACGGCGTCTTCGCCGGGCGCGGCTCCTTCGGCGGGCGGCGGATCCTGTCGCCCGAGGCGGCGGAGCGGGTGCGCGAGGGGCAGGGCAGCTGTGTCGACCTGGTCCTCGGGGCGGGCCTCGGCGGCGCGAGCGAGGCCGGGCTCGGCCTGTGGCTGAGCGGGCCGCAGGGCGCGTACGGGCCCAATCCGCGGGCGTTCGGCCATGACGGGTTCGGCGGTTCGTGCGGGCTCGCCGATCCGGAGGCCGGAGTGTCGCTGGGCTACGTCATGAACCGGATGGGTCCGCGCGTCATGGACGACCCCCGGAAGATGGCCCTGATCGACGCCCTGTACGGCGCCCTGTGA
- a CDS encoding ferredoxin reductase, which produces MTETTTMPGGAPRFAVPGRIAVGEQAESTWQTATLTEIRRETPHAATFRLAVPRWAGHLPGQHLMLRLTAKDGYTAQRHYSIASAPDDSGHVELTLDRVPDGEVSGWFHTVARPGDTIDVRGPLSGFFAWPGDRPALLLGAGSGVVPLMSMIRHHRGRGLQVPLRMLVSARSPEELIYAAELGAETTPVFTRSAPAGVPVGRVTAAHLAPLLAERPPGGWEAYVCGSNGFAEHVSRLLVRAGQPADRIRIERFG; this is translated from the coding sequence GTGACTGAGACGACGACCATGCCCGGTGGCGCGCCCCGGTTCGCGGTGCCCGGCCGGATCGCCGTGGGCGAGCAGGCCGAGTCGACGTGGCAGACGGCCACCCTGACGGAGATCCGCCGCGAGACCCCGCACGCGGCCACCTTCCGGCTCGCCGTGCCCCGGTGGGCAGGGCATCTGCCCGGCCAGCACCTGATGCTGCGGCTGACCGCCAAGGACGGCTACACGGCGCAGCGCCACTACTCGATCGCCTCCGCGCCCGACGACAGCGGACATGTCGAACTGACCCTGGACCGGGTGCCGGACGGCGAGGTCTCCGGCTGGTTCCACACCGTGGCCCGGCCCGGGGACACGATCGACGTGCGCGGCCCGCTCAGCGGCTTCTTCGCCTGGCCCGGCGACCGGCCCGCGCTGCTGCTCGGCGCCGGCTCCGGGGTCGTACCGCTGATGTCGATGATCCGGCACCACCGGGGACGCGGTCTCCAGGTGCCGCTGCGGATGCTGGTGTCCGCGCGCAGCCCCGAGGAGCTGATCTACGCGGCCGAGCTGGGCGCGGAGACGACCCCGGTGTTCACCCGCAGCGCCCCCGCCGGAGTGCCGGTGGGCCGGGTGACGGCCGCGCATCTGGCGCCGCTGCTGGCCGAGCGGCCGCCCGGCGGATGGGAGGCGTACGTGTGCGGCTCCAACGGGTTCGCCGAGCATGTCTCCCGGCTGCTGGTCCGCGCCGGTCAGCCGGCGGACCGTATCCGCATCGAACGCTTCGGCTGA
- a CDS encoding sulfite oxidase-like oxidoreductase, with the protein MNVTRGFTGRAREHNPGLPPGQYDAREDWPVLSAEVTPDLTPADWTFRVDGLVERPYTWDWDAAHALPASAYEGDIHCVTGWSKFGVRFGGVSLDAFLDVVRPAPAATHALARSHTGYTANLPLADLTGGRAWIAWEYGGAPLPAEHGGPARLVVPHLYFWKSAKWIAGLTLLDHDEPGFWEGNGYHPRGNPWEEQRYAGD; encoded by the coding sequence ATGAACGTCACGCGAGGCTTCACGGGCCGCGCGCGCGAGCACAACCCGGGGCTGCCGCCCGGTCAGTACGACGCGCGCGAGGACTGGCCCGTCCTGTCCGCCGAGGTCACCCCCGACCTCACCCCCGCCGACTGGACCTTCCGCGTCGACGGCCTGGTCGAGCGGCCGTACACCTGGGACTGGGACGCGGCGCACGCGCTGCCCGCCTCAGCGTACGAGGGCGACATCCACTGCGTCACCGGGTGGTCGAAGTTCGGAGTGCGGTTCGGCGGGGTCTCGCTCGACGCCTTCCTCGACGTGGTGCGGCCCGCCCCGGCCGCCACCCACGCACTCGCCCGCTCGCACACCGGCTACACCGCGAACCTGCCGCTCGCCGACCTCACCGGCGGCCGCGCCTGGATCGCCTGGGAGTACGGCGGCGCGCCGCTGCCGGCCGAACACGGCGGCCCGGCGCGCCTGGTGGTGCCCCATCTGTACTTCTGGAAGAGCGCCAAGTGGATCGCGGGCCTCACCCTCCTCGACCACGACGAGCCGGGCTTCTGGGAGGGCAACGGCTACCACCCGCGCGGCAACCCCTGGGAAGAGCAGCGGTACGCCGGTGACTGA
- a CDS encoding GNAT family N-acetyltransferase, which translates to MPDTGAREVRDENAQGVRFRHGDRGGRVSVIGPRSHPHVLDNPARASLTGPHARFAERRGRVLRYPVDVSPWPALPDEPEARDWADLAALAGAGAEVPLNGYCGDVPEDWEITFHVGGVQLVDDGLAAAPDAEAVRLGPADVPEMLDLVARTQPGPFLPRTVEMGTYLGIRRGGALVAMAGERLRPPGWTEISAVCTDAGVRGQGLASRLILAVAHGIRERGDTPFLHTSAKNTNAIRLYESLGFRLRRTTSFLAARAPERLTDGRPAVPVG; encoded by the coding sequence ATGCCGGACACCGGTGCGAGAGAAGTGAGGGATGAGAATGCGCAAGGCGTACGGTTCCGGCACGGTGATCGAGGTGGCCGCGTGAGCGTCATCGGCCCCCGGTCCCATCCGCACGTCCTCGACAACCCCGCCCGCGCCTCCCTCACCGGCCCGCACGCCCGCTTCGCCGAGCGGCGCGGCCGGGTGCTGCGCTATCCGGTCGACGTCTCCCCGTGGCCGGCGCTGCCCGACGAGCCGGAGGCGCGGGACTGGGCCGACCTCGCCGCGCTGGCCGGGGCGGGCGCGGAGGTCCCGCTGAACGGCTACTGCGGGGACGTCCCCGAGGACTGGGAGATCACCTTCCACGTCGGCGGCGTCCAGCTCGTGGACGACGGTCTGGCCGCGGCGCCGGACGCGGAGGCGGTCCGCCTCGGCCCGGCCGACGTGCCCGAGATGCTGGACCTGGTGGCGCGCACCCAGCCGGGGCCGTTCCTGCCGCGCACCGTCGAGATGGGCACCTACCTCGGCATCCGCCGCGGGGGCGCGCTGGTCGCCATGGCGGGGGAGCGGCTGCGGCCACCGGGCTGGACCGAGATCAGCGCGGTGTGCACCGACGCCGGTGTGCGCGGCCAGGGCCTGGCCAGCCGGCTGATCCTCGCCGTCGCGCACGGCATCCGGGAACGCGGCGACACGCCGTTCCTGCACACCAGCGCCAAGAACACCAACGCCATCCGGCTGTACGAGTCCCTGGGCTTCCGGCTGCGCCGGACCACGTCGTTCCTGGCGGCGCGGGCCCCGGAACGGCTGACGGACGGGCGGCCGGCGGTGCCGGTGGGGTGA